The nucleotide window CAAGGACCTTGTCTCCATTTGAGTGCCAGAATTTGAGCAACTTCTTCAGAACTTTCCATTTTCCACAAAACTCGGGATTAACAAGATTCTTAATCCGATCCCGATTGTCGTAGACGTATTTCCAGTCTTCAGGCAAGCAAGTTCGAAGAGTGTTTAGATCTGACTCGTGTTTTCCCTCCAAGTCGGTGGTTTGTGGCACAAGGAGAGTAAGATGATTTGCCATCTTTTGCAGCACGATCATGCTGGGGAAAACAATGTTCTGCCAGCGTACGCCGCTAGAAAGGAGGCGATCACAGCACCATCCTCTCTTCTTGTCTCCACAGCAGGGCTCAGAAAGACTGCGAAGGAGATCGATGTCCGCGCTTTCCAAAAAGTTCTCGTATGCTTCCCTCTGGAGATCTGTAAGAGGACAGAAGACGACTCGGTCGGTTTTCTTGGGTAATTGCTTCGCTATGATGCTCTTCATCCGCCGAAGGAAATACTGTGGTAGCAGATTGTGAACCAGTTTGTCAGCTGTTGTTCTTGCcaggctgagctgagcttTCGTTGCGTCGTGAGACTGGCCAACAGTCAGGGGCTTGGTGACTCTTTGTGTCCATTCTGCCAGAGTCCCGAAGTGTCCAGGGTTAGTCCAGTCCAGTAGTGTCCAGAGCTCTTCGTATCGGTTTTGGATCGCGGTACCAGTGAGGCCAAGACGACAAAGCGCATTGATCTCATTGAGAGCCTTGGTAGTTTCTGAGTATCTGTCTTTCAGCCGGTGACATTCGTCAGCAATCACTGCGTCCCATTGAACCATGTTGATTGAGCTTCGGCTGTTCTTGTATGTGTCATAAGTGGTGATCATGATTTCAACTAGCCCTGCACGGGCAGTACTCAATGCGTCGTCTTTATGGGATCCGTGGAACAGGTCAGTATGCCACCAGCCCCAACGATCTAACTCGTTCTTCCAGTTCACAATGAGAGACCCGGGGCAAATAATCAATATTCTCGGATACCATCTGTGGGGATATTGGCGGATTTGTCTCAGCCGCTTGGCGTCACGCTCGTCGCCAGTCTTGCCAAATGCAACTGCTAGAAACGCAGCAACTTGCACCGTCTTTCCGAGACCCATGTCATCTCCCAGGATACCACCTTCTTGGTAGACAAACTTTCTGTGCAGAAATGAGACGCCAGCAACTTGATAATCTCGAAGATACTGGGCGATCGACGCTGGGATGAGACCTGCTGATTGGGGCAGTTCAATATCTTTGTACGGTCGTGAAGGTTTTATGCCACTGCTTTCACTGAACTTGGGTCGCTCTTCCAGCTCCCCGAGTCTTCTGGTTTCTTCGAAGTGAATCCCCGAATAATCAGGAGGTACCATAAGAGCATTATCGTGGTGAAGTTTCCTCTTAGTGTCAAACTTGCGCCGTCGCTCGATCAGATAATCAGGTAAACCTGCGAGCTCGTAATCATCTTTGGGTGTTTCATTCTCTGCATGTACATCATCCCCTTTCTTTTTGCGAGTTGACTTTCGCCCACCACGACGCTTTTTGGGCTTTGCTGGTAGATCGTCTTCGTCTCCAGTCCACTCAACCTTCTCTTCAATCTCAGTCTCGTGCTTCCTTTTCTGGGCAGACTTTGAAAAGGACGAGATGTTATCCTCAGACTCCGAAGCTGTACCTTCATCGTCAGGTATTTCTATTACATctggtggtgctggaggCATATCGAAGAGTGAGGTCAATGGTGAAGTACACGGTATGATGAACGCGTGGCGACGCGCTGTAGCGTCACAAGGAGCGAAAGCACGTGACTGTGTTCAAGTATTTAAGCATTATGTCATTTTTTAAGATGACCTCGATTGCCAAACCTCAGCCACGCTCTCAACAAACGATTTAGAACCGTATGATGGAATCAATCTCAATCGCAAAGTTAGATACGCGTATTCGCTATTCTAATTCTTGTCTTTTTGTGGACAGTCAAAAAGCCCAAGCTGAAATGTTAGCTCCACCCTTATTTCTAATTGAATCCATTGAACGCACAGCCACAGTGATCGCCCATGATGAACCCGCTCGACAATGCCAAATGATCCCGAGTCGGCAATCGTGAGTTTAGTGATactttttcctttctttctgGGACTTGACAATGGGGCTACAAAAATCTCAATGTTACCAAAGTTCCAACACCAATGTAGGACAAGGCAAACACTGCCAAACATAACCAAGTTTGTACTTTGGTGCTACTGTTTTCATCTAATTAGTAGTTTGAGTTTGACGTGTCTTGAAAAGTGTCCGCCTATGGGTAGCGCATTTTCCGTCAAGAACAGGGGACCCATGTCACACACATCTGCCGATGCAAGTTTGCACACTGGGACGATGAATAGTCACTTGTTGTTTGCTTCAGCTTCATGTCACGGAGTGAATGTTGAGGTAACGGTGACATTGACGTGTTAAGGAATTGTTGGATTGACGGGTATCgaattaattactaaaaagCCCAGTGCATCTTTGCATTGAGAGCCAATCCAACATGCGCCTCCATCATATCGTAACTAAACAAAGGAAAACAAGAAACTTGAATCGCGCCCATGCCAGTCGTAAAAACCAGTATCCAGCGCCAAGCGCGGAACACCGGCGTAAGGTATCAAAGCGAGGAAAATAATCGGCGCAGCTCGTCACAGCGTCGTCGGTAGACAGCATGCGCCCGGATTGCTCGGCAGTCATTGGTGTCTTGGCCGTCAGACAAGATGTCGCGTGGATAATGACAACCGATGGCTGACCAGTCTTGGGCGATTAGAAAGCGGGGCAGCCATCATTGAAGCGATCCGGGAAGCGCCACAGAGCTGAGGTGCGAGGTGCGAAGAGGCTTAGTACTTCAGAATGATGTACAGAGCGTGGATGATACCGGGGATGTAACCTGAAGCGGAACGTTAGTAAACTGCTGAGCAATGTGCGAAGGGACGGTCAAGGGATGGGTAAGCCCGAAACCGCGGAGGGGTCGGATGCAGCTGGATATTGGAAGTTGGGATGAGAGACAAGAGGAACGTACCCAAGATGGTaaggaggatgttgatgaagaagtcggCACCGCAGCCACGCTCGAGGAAGACACCCACGGGAGGGAGGATGATGGCAAGGAGGATCTTGCAGATGTCGCTGTTAGAAGTGTCAGTACATATAATCTTGTTGTTTGTTCACCCTAACAGCGGATCGCTCGGGATGACGTCGCGCGAAGTCGAGTGTGGTTGAAGAGGTCGAGCTTACCTAGCAGTGAAAGGCATGTTGTCGGTTGGGAAGGCGAGGTGTTACTCGGAAGGTGTGTATAGTAGGTAGTGGTTGAGGGTGAGAAGATAGGATAGCTTCGTTAGACAGAGTTTGTATGAGATGTTAGGAACCGGATCGCAATTGAGAGGGAGATGGTTTGTCTTTTATACAAGGCTCCGTCACAAACGGGCGGGCCAAGGACGGGCATGGCATCACATCACTCATTAAGGATACACACCCATTCAACCTGAGAAGATAATCACTGCCAACCCAATTTCGTTCCGTAGCTTCCAACTTTCCCTGACCAAGTA belongs to Fusarium oxysporum Fo47 chromosome V, complete sequence and includes:
- a CDS encoding P-loop containing nucleoside triphosphate hydrolase protein: MPPAPPDVIEIPDDEGTASESEDNISSFSKSAQKRKHETEIEEKVEWTGDEDDLPAKPKKRRGGRKSTRKKKGDDVHAENETPKDDYELAGLPDYLIERRRKFDTKRKLHHDNALMVPPDYSGIHFEETRRLGELEERPKFSESSGIKPSRPYKDIELPQSAGLIPASIAQYLRDYQVAGVSFLHRKFVYQEGGILGDDMGLGKTVQVAAFLAVAFGKTGDERDAKRLRQIRQYPHRWYPRILIICPGSLIVNWKNELDRWGWWHTDLFHGSHKDDALSTARAGLVEIMITTYDTYKNSRSSINMVQWDAVIADECHRLKDRYSETTKALNEINALCRLGLTGTAIQNRYEELWTLLDWTNPGHFGTLAEWTQRVTKPLTVGQSHDATKAQLSLARTTADKLVHNLLPQYFLRRMKSIIAKQLPKKTDRVVFCPLTDLQREAYENFLESADIDLLRSLSEPCCGDKKRGWCCDRLLSSGVRWQNIVFPSMIVLQKMANHLTLLVPQTTDLEGKHESDLNTLRTCLPEDWKYVYDNRDRIKNLVNPEFCGKWKVLKKLLKFWHSNGDKVLVFSHSVRLLRILQHLFTNTSYTVSYLDGSLSYEQRQEVVDTFNSDPTQFVFLISTKAGGVGLNITSANKVVIVDPHWNPSYDLQAQDRAYRIGQTRDVEVFRLISLGTVEEIVYARQIYKQQQANIGYTASSERRYFKGVQQDTDRKGEIFGLANIFTYHNDSGLLQEIVNKTNIAEAKAGVHLVDVNMEQAAKDGEDLAMVKNEETDAEDGGMSQLATLLTAENQQRMIESKKAKKPKSDAIQAILTSAGVEYTHDNNEVIGTSKVEEQLSRRAVMTTYSSGDVDGQSALFAESDDEQGDGLHNMYNPPEEVMLRHFCEMAREFGFTNATDFALVVESWSQEARRNCLDTFYKRRAAKLIQEGIIKEEDMKDTAQVDTKHDIDAKEEVKDEKKDAKLTLKEEDIKKDDTIHTLVKTENTKMEAVDTKMEGEKKIKTEAQGSSIRTSIFLSDDDDDDEL
- a CDS encoding uncharacterized protein (proteolipid membrane potential modulator) — its product is MPFTASDICKILLAIILPPVGVFLERGCGADFFINILLTILGYIPGIIHALYIILKY